The DNA segment CCAACAGCCCAAAAAGAAAGAGCCCCCCAAGGTTTCCCTAGGAGAGCCCAATCTGTTCTTTGCACTTTCAGATTTACCAGCTTCTCCACGTCAGTCAACAACAACCGATTCGGTTGACCAATTTTTGTTGCCTTTTTTCTGATTTAGGACCTGACGGGGCCTTTCAGACCAGGTTGTCGTGAAAAAACATGGCATTTAAACAGGCAACCGCACCCATTGGGTTGCGGAACACAGAGCTATTGTCCGCGGACAATTCGATTCCAGAGCGGCACATCGTGATCGCAACTCTCAGACATGCAGCCCCTCGCCTAGGCCTCAGTGCCTCTGTGATTGCGACCTTGGACGCGATGCTTTCATGCCTCGCACCAAAACGGAATCACCACACCGTCTTCGCATCGAACACAACCCTCACCTTCCGTCTGAACGGTATCTCAGACCGGACCATCCGGCGCCACGCAGCCGTGTTGCAAGATCTGGGTCTCCTCATCCGTCGCGACAGTCCCAACAGAAAGCGGTTCACAAAACACAACAGCCACGAAGGCACCGCCCTCCGGTTTGGCTTTGATCTGTCACCTCTCTTTTCAAGGTTGCACGAGCTTGCCGCTCTCGCCGCTGAGGTCCTCAGAGAGAAAGAGCAAATCGAATACCTACGCGCCAAAATTAGAGCTGCCGCCAACGACAGCCTGCGGATCAATCCAGATGATGAGGTTGCCCTTCAAACCTTGCGCAGCCTTCGTCGCAAATTGTCACTCGACGACTGCGAAACCCTGTTAGCAGAGCTTACTGTCACCACGGTTGAAGCAGAAACAACCGACGATATTCCTGCTCATCCAACAACAACACTGTCCGGCAGCGACGGCCATTTTGTCCGGCACCTTCATAAGTCAAATAAAGAACATATTGATAAAGAAGCAGACAGTGTAAAAAAAGAGACGCCCTCATCCCAGCCAGAACAGCCAATCACTATTCCTGAACTGCTGTCAGCGTGCCCTGAAGCCGCACAGTTTTCATTGAAAAACATCGAAACAGTTCACGATGTCGTGGCACATGCAAGGACACTTGCACCAATGTTGGGCATCAGTAGCCAAAGCTATGAAGCTGCGCATCGCCGTCTTGGAGCCCTAAGAGCGGCGGCGACAGTTTGGGCAATTATGCAGTTCCACGACAAAATCAAAGCCATCGGTGCATATTTTAGGGCCATCACCACTGGGGCAAAAAGTGCTGATTTTAGCCCAGAGAAACTCGTCAGACGTCTTGCAGTCGCAAAAACTTATGCCGCTTAATCTAATATTGTCCGCGGACAATATTTTACATCCCGTGAGCTTGCGCAGGTTTGGATGAGTGTGAATCTATTCCGCGCAGCGCGAATTCAAAAATGGTGCCAAGCGCCAAATTTGTACGGCCCCTATTCTACAACCCTGCGGCCTTGGTCAGGTTGACGCGGAACCTGTCGCGGCGGCGTTGGTAGCGGCGGGTCATTTCGGCACTGGCATGGCCGAGATGCTTTTGCACATAGCGCTCATCAACTTCGGCGGAACTGGCAAGCCCCGCGCGCAAGCTGTGGCCGGAGAACAGCGCAAGCCGGTCCTTTTCCGGCAGATCGGATCGGATGCCCGCGGCCAAAACGGTTTGCTTGATCAGTCGTGCGACATGCTTGTCCGAGAGACGCGTCTCCAACGCGCGGGTGCCATCCTGCGACGCGCGGCGAAACACTGGACCAATGTCGATCTTGGCGAAATGCAGCCAGTGTTCCAGCGCGTGGACAGGGCAGGTTTGCTGCGAGGACCCGCGCCCGATCTCGACCTCGCGCCATCCGGTTTTGCCGCGAAAGGTCAGCACAACCCCGGCGTCCAAAATCTCGATCCAACCTTTGCCGTCCAGCGTGTCATCCTTGCGCCTGTCGAGGCTGACAATCTCGGACCGACGCAACCCGCCCGCAAAGCCCAAAAGCAAGATTGCCCGGTCGCGCAGCCCACGCAAATCGAACCCCAAAGTGGCGACCATGGCGCGGATATCATCGGCAAGAACCGCTTCCTTCTGCACTGGCGGGCGGGCGTGTTTGCGTTTGATCCCGGCCAGCACCGTGGAGATGTGGCGGTCTTTGCGATCGAGCGTAAAGCCGCGGTTCTGGTAGTGCCACGCCAACCCAGAGAGGCGGCGTTCGATGGTCGACACAGACAGGGCAGGGGACCGATCATCGGGGGACGCACAGTTGGCAATGTAGAAGCCGATCACTTCGGCAGAGGGGGGCAGGGGCTCTGCACCGCGCCGCCGACACCAGCGGGTGAAATGCGCCCAATCTGCCGCATAGGCGGCGTTGGTGTTTTCTGAGGTTGCCCCGCGGGCATAATCGCGCGCTGTATCCACCAATCGGTCCAAAGTGCCAGACCCTGCGACATGGGCGGGGAGGGTGATCTCCGGTGTCGGTCTGCCGGAATTCTTGAGACTGCGTTCCATGTGTTTTCAATAGCTTGCCTGTGTCGCATTTCTGAAACCGATTCAAGGTATGTGAGACTGGACGCCGATTTGAATCACCATTGGTGAGACTATCCGGCATCCATGCACTGAGTAAGTTATGTCCGATAATTTTCCAGCTGACAAGGATTGGGAAGAGGCGGAGTTTCGCGCCCGGGTGCTCGCGGAGCTGCCGGCCCAGCTGACTCAGGGCAATGTCGACTGGGCCATACGTCAGCTAAATGTCAGCCGATCCACGCTTTTTCGTCTGGTGAAGCAGTTCCGCGAGGACGGGCGGACCAGTGCACTTCTGCCGGACACCCGGGGCCCCAAACCTGGCATGCAGCCGCTGGACCCGGCGGTGGAAGAAATCGTGTCCCGCCACTTCAAGGGGCTTTATGCCACCCGCCGCAAACCTACCAGAACGCGGTTCTGGCGGGAGGTCGCCGCCGATTGTCGGGCTCAAGGGCTGGCACCGCCCTCGATCCGTCGTCTGGGGCGCTGGCTGGAGCAACATGACCAGGCTAAGCTGATGGCCCGGCGAGAGGGCAAGGACAAGGCCGACCGGCGCTATCTGGCCACGCCTGGGGGGCTGGTCGCCAACGATCCGCTGGATATCGTCCAGATCGACCACACCAAGGCTGACGTGACAGTGGTAGATCCGGTGACACGACGCCCGCTCGGTCGGCCAACGCTGACGGTCGCGATCGACGTGAATACCCGCATGGTTCTGGGCTTCCACTTGTCCCTGGAACCGCCCTCGCTGCTCTCCGTCGCCCTCTGCCTGACCCATGCGGTGATGGAGAAAATGCACTGGCTGACGGCGTGCGGGATCAGCACGGAGTGGCTGGCGCGGGGCATCCCGACCGCGATTTATGTGGACAATGGCGCGGAGTTCCATGCCCGGGCTTTTCAGCTTGCCTGTTCCGAATACCAGATCGACCTGCAGTACCGTCCGCCCGGCACGCCGCGCTATGGCGGGCATATCGAGCGGCTGATCGGCACGATGATGGGCGCGATTCACCTGCTGCCGGGCTCGCATTTCTCGAACATCTTCGAGCGCGGCGATCTCGATGCCGAAGCCGAGGCGGTGATGACCTTGCGCGAGCTGGAAACCTGGCTGGCGCTGGAAATCACCGGCTCCTACCACGCGCGGGTGCA comes from the Celeribacter baekdonensis genome and includes:
- a CDS encoding tyrosine-type recombinase/integrase, encoding MERSLKNSGRPTPEITLPAHVAGSGTLDRLVDTARDYARGATSENTNAAYAADWAHFTRWCRRRGAEPLPPSAEVIGFYIANCASPDDRSPALSVSTIERRLSGLAWHYQNRGFTLDRKDRHISTVLAGIKRKHARPPVQKEAVLADDIRAMVATLGFDLRGLRDRAILLLGFAGGLRRSEIVSLDRRKDDTLDGKGWIEILDAGVVLTFRGKTGWREVEIGRGSSQQTCPVHALEHWLHFAKIDIGPVFRRASQDGTRALETRLSDKHVARLIKQTVLAAGIRSDLPEKDRLALFSGHSLRAGLASSAEVDERYVQKHLGHASAEMTRRYQRRRDRFRVNLTKAAGL
- a CDS encoding Mu transposase C-terminal domain-containing protein — protein: MSDNFPADKDWEEAEFRARVLAELPAQLTQGNVDWAIRQLNVSRSTLFRLVKQFREDGRTSALLPDTRGPKPGMQPLDPAVEEIVSRHFKGLYATRRKPTRTRFWREVAADCRAQGLAPPSIRRLGRWLEQHDQAKLMARREGKDKADRRYLATPGGLVANDPLDIVQIDHTKADVTVVDPVTRRPLGRPTLTVAIDVNTRMVLGFHLSLEPPSLLSVALCLTHAVMEKMHWLTACGISTEWLARGIPTAIYVDNGAEFHARAFQLACSEYQIDLQYRPPGTPRYGGHIERLIGTMMGAIHLLPGSHFSNIFERGDLDAEAEAVMTLRELETWLALEITGSYHARVHSALEITPSAAWATRVDEVRLRIPADLRQFLVDFLPSEQRVLQRDGLHLFHIRYWADELRWLMGRESRKFTLKYDPRDLSRIFVLTESGIIEARPADLTRPAITLWEHRAARRALREAGRHSVDEELIFRTIEAQRDLVDTAVRQTKATRRHQARRAHLAPRRMIDVTPDDAARDALPALEGEGSPFLSHPGFKVEEWYDDD
- the repC gene encoding plasmid replication protein RepC, with protein sequence MAFKQATAPIGLRNTELLSADNSIPERHIVIATLRHAAPRLGLSASVIATLDAMLSCLAPKRNHHTVFASNTTLTFRLNGISDRTIRRHAAVLQDLGLLIRRDSPNRKRFTKHNSHEGTALRFGFDLSPLFSRLHELAALAAEVLREKEQIEYLRAKIRAAANDSLRINPDDEVALQTLRSLRRKLSLDDCETLLAELTVTTVEAETTDDIPAHPTTTLSGSDGHFVRHLHKSNKEHIDKEADSVKKETPSSQPEQPITIPELLSACPEAAQFSLKNIETVHDVVAHARTLAPMLGISSQSYEAAHRRLGALRAAATVWAIMQFHDKIKAIGAYFRAITTGAKSADFSPEKLVRRLAVAKTYAA